TTTCTGAACATCATAGCTCCGACGTGCAAAACAACCGATCGTGTAGTTGGTTCGTCTAGCCTAGTCTCATCGAATTGGCGACCTTGACGAGCTTGATGCATAATGAAATATGAACAGCGACCTTGACGACCTTCGGCATGAAGGTTTCTTTCTGACCACAACTCTTCTTCAATCTGCAATAATCTACAAGCTCGACAGCAAAATTTGCAAGTACAAACAGCCACCGATGCATCAACACCGCGGCGGCGTCACGGTTCTCTATCAACAATTTGCGCCAGCGAAACACGCACGCACGCTACGACGACGagccggcgggcacggcctcgaaGAGCTTGGCGAAGTAGAACTGCGTGGAGATGAAGCCCCGGTTGGCGACGCGCCAGCCGGCCTCGCGGAGCGCGTCCTCGATGTCCCGCTCGGCGTGCAGGTAGGCGCGCGTGGCCTTGGACGGGCCCGGGAACAGCTCGCCGACGCGCTTCAGGAAGTCGAAGTAGAGCGTCCTGGGCGCGAAGCTGATGAGCAGCCGCTTCTCCGCCAGCGACGCCAGGTGCTTGATCATGGCACGCGCCTCCTCCCGCGGGTAGTGGATGAGCACGTCCAGGCACACCACCACGTCGTACCGCCCCTGCAGGCTCTCCAGGTCGCGGACCTCGAACCGCGGCATGCGGAACGGGGACCCCGCCGGCTGCGACGCCAGCGCCAACTGCGCCTGCCGCTGCGCCTCGGAGACCATGGCGGCCGAGATGTCTGAGGCCAGCACGTCCGCGCcctcggcggcgagcgggaTGGCGAGGGACCCCGTCCCGCACCCGGCGTCGCACACCGTGGCGCCCGCGAGCT
Above is a genomic segment from Setaria viridis chromosome 4, Setaria_viridis_v4.0, whole genome shotgun sequence containing:
- the LOC117853906 gene encoding uncharacterized protein, with the protein product MARAGVSTAPLSRLHSLPPPRPALLHHPHSHVLLRPQRKAPSTTAAALPPAADLPPLSLPAAAAAAAALAAAVSLSDPERRRRAQAEAAGGGDKEAVRAYFNSTGFERWRKIYGSATEGVNRVQLDIREGHAQTVAATLSMLRDSPLQLAGATVCDAGCGTGSLAIPLAAEGADVLASDISAAMVSEAQRQAQLALASQPAGSPFRMPRFEVRDLESLQGRYDVVVCLDVLIHYPREEARAMIKHLASLAEKRLLISFAPRTLYFDFLKRVGELFPGPSKATRAYLHAERDIEDALREAGWRVANRGFISTQFYFAKLFEAVPAGSSS